In a genomic window of Pelotomaculum thermopropionicum SI:
- the Tdh gene encoding threonine dehydrogenase and related Zn-dependent dehydrogenases — protein sequence MRAIVKEERRPGAVNLRSVPEPRPAGDEVLIRVQSAAVCGSDLHAYEYPKSYEFMKVPVILGHEYSGYVEAVGPQVTLFKPGDRVLGESNRYCGVCPNCRRGRTNICDSNLMTGLHVDGGMAEFIAVPQKLVHHIPENLSFDEATLAQPCSVSFHAVFDNSGIRPNDMVAVFGPGIVGLMAAQGARLLGAAEVVVIGTGEDAQNRLPVAQKLGFKTINIGEQDLLAGFAGITGKERADVVLECSGAVKALADAFRLVKKGGSITLVGIYGSGAEINFAPLVRGEIQIKTSYTATWENYEQSLSLISRGLVQVRPLIDTYPFEEGVQAFVDALNKKVLKPVLKL from the coding sequence TTGCGGGCAATTGTCAAGGAAGAGCGGAGGCCCGGTGCGGTTAACCTCAGGTCGGTGCCTGAGCCCCGGCCGGCGGGGGACGAGGTGCTGATCAGGGTGCAGAGCGCGGCCGTCTGCGGCAGCGACCTGCATGCCTACGAGTATCCCAAAAGCTACGAGTTTATGAAGGTGCCTGTTATTTTGGGGCACGAGTACAGCGGCTACGTAGAGGCGGTGGGGCCGCAGGTGACCCTTTTCAAACCGGGCGACCGCGTGCTGGGGGAATCCAACCGCTATTGCGGGGTTTGCCCGAACTGCCGCAGGGGCCGGACCAATATCTGCGACAGCAACCTGATGACGGGGCTGCACGTGGACGGAGGCATGGCCGAGTTTATTGCCGTACCGCAGAAGCTGGTGCACCATATTCCGGAAAACCTCTCTTTTGACGAGGCCACCCTGGCCCAGCCGTGCTCGGTAAGTTTCCATGCCGTGTTCGACAACAGCGGCATCAGGCCGAACGACATGGTGGCTGTGTTCGGGCCCGGCATTGTTGGGCTGATGGCCGCTCAAGGGGCCCGCCTGCTGGGGGCGGCCGAAGTGGTTGTGATCGGAACCGGGGAGGATGCTCAAAACCGCCTGCCGGTAGCCCAAAAACTGGGCTTTAAGACCATCAATATCGGTGAGCAGGACCTGCTGGCCGGTTTTGCCGGCATAACCGGTAAGGAACGGGCCGATGTGGTCCTTGAGTGTTCCGGCGCGGTTAAAGCTCTGGCCGACGCCTTCAGGCTGGTCAAAAAAGGCGGCAGCATTACTCTGGTGGGCATTTACGGGAGCGGTGCTGAAATCAACTTTGCCCCCCTGGTGCGCGGCGAAATCCAGATTAAGACTAGTTACACGGCCACCTGGGAAAATTACGAACAGTCGCTCAGCCTGATTTCGCGCGGCCTGGTGCAGGTAAGGCCCCTGATCGATACCTATCCATTTGAGGAAGGTGTTCAGGCTTTTGTAGACGCTCTTAACAAAAAAGTGCTCAAGCCCGTTCTCAAACTCTAA
- the FadB gene encoding 3-hydroxyacyl-CoA dehydrogenase has protein sequence MNRVKTLAIIGAGTMGHSIAAAALQHGVSVRLIDVSAPALETARRKIQSYLASAAGKGGGKGGAVPGHLAGVLETCMEMAAGVTGADMVIEAVPEKLDLKKEIFAQLDKLCPPSVILATNTSGLPITAIASAAARPERVLGTHFYMPAYLIPLVEVVCSDYTSPDVAGDTVAFLQSIGRKPVLVKKDIPGFIGNRLQHAIAREAISLLQKGIASAQDIDTVARYTLGLRFAHTGPLEQRDLNGLDVHLDVAEYLYQSLENCTQPLAILREKVESGCLGLKTGRGFYDWEGRTREEVTARKNEQMSKVLELMLSWEKESG, from the coding sequence ATGAACCGGGTGAAAACGCTGGCCATTATAGGAGCGGGCACAATGGGCCACTCCATAGCCGCAGCGGCCCTTCAGCACGGTGTTTCCGTGCGCCTGATCGATGTGTCAGCCCCTGCGCTGGAGACGGCTAGGCGGAAAATTCAGAGTTATCTTGCATCTGCTGCGGGAAAGGGTGGCGGGAAGGGCGGCGCTGTGCCGGGGCACCTGGCCGGGGTACTGGAAACGTGTATGGAAATGGCCGCCGGCGTGACCGGGGCGGACATGGTTATTGAAGCCGTGCCAGAGAAGCTGGATCTGAAAAAAGAAATATTTGCACAACTGGACAAACTTTGCCCGCCTTCCGTTATCCTGGCTACCAATACCTCAGGGCTCCCCATTACTGCAATTGCCTCGGCGGCGGCCAGACCGGAGCGGGTATTAGGCACCCACTTTTACATGCCGGCATACCTGATCCCCCTGGTAGAGGTGGTTTGCAGCGACTATACCTCGCCTGATGTAGCCGGAGATACCGTTGCCTTCCTGCAGTCCATAGGCAGAAAGCCGGTCCTCGTTAAAAAAGATATTCCCGGCTTTATCGGGAACAGGCTTCAGCATGCCATTGCCAGGGAGGCCATTTCCCTGCTGCAAAAAGGGATAGCCAGTGCCCAGGATATAGACACGGTAGCCCGTTACACCCTGGGACTGCGCTTTGCCCATACCGGCCCCCTGGAGCAGAGGGACCTGAACGGTCTGGACGTGCACCTTGACGTTGCCGAATACCTATACCAGTCCCTTGAAAACTGCACACAACCCCTGGCAATCCTGCGCGAAAAGGTGGAGAGCGGCTGCCTCGGTTTAAAAACAGGGCGGGGCTTCTATGACTGGGAAGGCCGCACCAGAGAGGAGGTGACCGCCCGCAAGAACGAACAGATGAGCAAGGTGCTGGAGCTGATGCTGTCGTGGGAAAAGGAAAGCGGTTAA
- the AtoE gene encoding short chain fatty acids transporter — protein sequence MFMEALTRFFTALMRKYLPDPFVFAIILTFLTMVLAIFLEGKGLVDVISYWGGGFWNLLAFTTQMAVILAMGYVLAKTPLVEKILDYLVSLIKTPRAAIAVATLVGAVGSYLNWGFGLIIGALVARKFAEKIRGIHYPLIMASAYSGFCLYGLGITGTIPMLIATKGHFLEKEMGIIPLDQTIFSAPILVLSVITLITLPIVNMLAMPRNKENIIELDPTVFAFEEKAKAPAGPAGQPLTLAERMNNSYILGWLIGLMGIAYLVKYFAKGGGLDLNIVNFIIIFVGILLLGTPSRYIGV from the coding sequence ATGTTTATGGAAGCTCTAACGCGCTTTTTCACCGCGCTGATGCGCAAATACCTGCCAGACCCATTTGTTTTTGCGATCATTCTTACCTTCTTGACCATGGTCCTGGCCATTTTTCTGGAGGGCAAGGGTCTTGTAGATGTGATCAGCTACTGGGGCGGCGGTTTCTGGAACCTGCTGGCTTTCACCACGCAGATGGCGGTAATCCTGGCTATGGGCTATGTCCTGGCCAAGACGCCCCTTGTAGAAAAGATACTGGATTACCTGGTGTCGCTGATTAAAACCCCCCGGGCCGCCATTGCCGTGGCCACCTTGGTCGGCGCCGTCGGCAGTTACCTCAACTGGGGCTTCGGCCTGATCATCGGGGCGCTGGTTGCGCGCAAGTTCGCCGAAAAAATTCGCGGCATTCACTACCCGCTGATTATGGCCTCTGCGTACAGCGGCTTTTGCCTCTACGGGCTGGGCATTACGGGAACCATTCCCATGCTGATTGCCACCAAAGGTCATTTTCTGGAAAAAGAGATGGGCATCATACCGCTTGACCAGACCATTTTTTCCGCCCCTATTCTGGTGTTGTCCGTAATTACCCTGATTACCCTGCCTATTGTTAACATGCTGGCCATGCCGCGCAACAAGGAAAACATCATCGAGCTCGATCCCACGGTATTTGCCTTTGAAGAAAAGGCGAAAGCCCCGGCCGGGCCGGCGGGGCAGCCCTTAACCCTGGCCGAGCGGATGAACAACAGCTATATTTTGGGCTGGCTGATCGGACTGATGGGCATTGCCTACCTGGTCAAATACTTTGCCAAAGGCGGCGGGCTTGACCTCAACATAGTAAACTTCATAATTATTTTCGTCGGCATTCTCTTGCTCGGCACGCCAAGCAGGTACATCGGCGTTTAA
- the AtoE gene encoding short chain fatty acids transporter, with protein sequence MLQYPFYAGIMAIMAGSGLVNTIAKWFVDISTPQTLPFWGLISSFVINFFAPSAGGHWAIQGPFMVEAAKNLNADMAKTAMSVMMGNAWNDLVQPFWLLPTLAISRLQLRDIMGYTVLDAIWVCIVFSVGILIWGYM encoded by the coding sequence TTGCTGCAGTATCCCTTTTACGCCGGCATCATGGCCATTATGGCCGGATCGGGGCTCGTCAATACCATTGCCAAGTGGTTTGTCGATATTTCCACGCCACAGACCCTGCCGTTCTGGGGACTGATCAGCTCCTTTGTAATAAATTTCTTTGCCCCTTCAGCGGGCGGGCACTGGGCCATCCAGGGGCCGTTCATGGTTGAGGCGGCCAAAAACTTAAATGCCGACATGGCCAAGACGGCCATGAGCGTAATGATGGGAAACGCCTGGAACGACCTGGTTCAGCCGTTCTGGCTTTTACCCACGCTGGCCATTTCCCGGCTGCAGCTTCGTGACATTATGGGATACACCGTTTTAGACGCCATCTGGGTCTGCATTGTATTCTCAGTCGGCATCCTGATCTGGGGTTATATGTAA
- a CDS encoding predicted metal-dependent hydrolase produces MRIVDLTVKLVDGTQSFPTHPKVTVIDFVTHSFSAPRYKPPCRGYASKLVMLSDHAGTHLDAPFHFYEDGLTIDQVDLSTTFGEAVLLDVSDKPADLPVSADMLEQAAAKAGVEVRPGDIVLLHVWPGEWNGPGFHHCKALDESAGNWLAEKKIKALGLDLANADVNENMQRPVHLNLLGKGIGIIENLTNLKEIREKRFYFFAIPLKIAGLSGSPVRAFAVEGWR; encoded by the coding sequence ATGCGCATTGTGGATTTGACCGTGAAGCTGGTGGACGGCACCCAGTCCTTCCCGACCCATCCGAAGGTCACCGTTATCGACTTTGTCACCCATTCTTTTTCCGCTCCCCGCTATAAGCCGCCGTGCCGCGGCTATGCCAGCAAACTGGTGATGCTTTCCGACCATGCCGGAACGCACCTGGATGCCCCGTTCCACTTTTACGAGGACGGCCTCACCATTGATCAGGTAGACTTAAGCACGACCTTCGGCGAGGCCGTGCTGCTGGACGTTTCCGACAAACCGGCCGACCTGCCGGTGTCGGCAGACATGCTGGAGCAGGCGGCGGCAAAGGCGGGCGTGGAAGTAAGGCCGGGCGACATCGTCCTGCTGCACGTCTGGCCGGGCGAGTGGAACGGCCCCGGCTTCCACCACTGCAAGGCCCTGGACGAGTCTGCCGGGAACTGGCTGGCAGAAAAGAAAATCAAGGCCCTGGGGCTTGACCTGGCCAACGCCGATGTAAATGAAAACATGCAGAGGCCGGTTCACCTGAACCTGCTTGGCAAGGGAATCGGAATTATCGAAAATTTAACCAACCTTAAAGAAATTCGTGAGAAAAGATTTTATTTCTTTGCCATTCCCCTGAAAATTGCCGGGCTCTCAGGTTCACCGGTGCGGGCCTTTGCAGTTGAAGGATGGCGCTAA
- a CDS encoding hypothetical membrane protein, whose product MHNLILKDFMLQKKLMLFGFVYILFMVFALQNALQKIGDSMFAMCVFALSYMMIITSCAYDDKNKTDVMLNSLPLSRTEIVFARYLSAAVFFAVTVVVYMAVVFLSNIAGTPFKVFPPTAESFTGTVVAVSLLTGIYFPLYFKMGYIKSRYVNFILFFGFFFGISALGDMLRKGDTNLNNLNDFIGNYTDVQIMACSLIFSALFMTASFALSLKFYRGREF is encoded by the coding sequence ATGCACAACCTCATCCTGAAGGATTTCATGCTGCAGAAAAAATTGATGCTGTTCGGCTTCGTCTATATCCTGTTCATGGTCTTCGCCCTGCAGAACGCTCTGCAAAAAATCGGGGATTCCATGTTTGCAATGTGCGTTTTTGCGCTGTCTTACATGATGATTATAACCTCATGCGCTTATGACGACAAAAACAAAACTGACGTCATGCTGAACAGCCTGCCGCTCTCCAGAACAGAAATTGTTTTTGCCAGGTACCTCTCGGCGGCCGTGTTTTTTGCCGTCACAGTTGTTGTTTACATGGCTGTGGTTTTTCTGTCCAATATCGCCGGAACACCCTTCAAGGTCTTTCCCCCCACGGCGGAAAGTTTTACCGGCACAGTGGTGGCAGTTTCCCTGCTGACCGGAATATACTTTCCGCTGTACTTCAAGATGGGTTATATAAAATCCCGGTATGTCAATTTTATTCTGTTCTTCGGGTTCTTCTTCGGGATATCCGCCCTCGGCGACATGCTCAGAAAAGGGGACACGAATCTAAACAACCTGAACGATTTTATCGGCAATTATACGGACGTCCAGATAATGGCGTGCTCGTTAATCTTCTCGGCACTGTTTATGACTGCCTCTTTCGCGCTGTCTTTGAAGTTTTACCGCGGCAGGGAATTCTAA
- the CcmA gene encoding ABC-type multidrug transport system, ATPase component, with amino-acid sequence MAPVLEVSNLQKNFKGFSLNNVGFELEQGYIMGFIGPNGAGKSTTIKLIMNLLKRDGGEIKIFGLDNIRHEKEIKNRIGFVYDENHFYEELTPLEMKRVIAPFYRNWDEEAFQRYIREFELPAKKKIKDLSKGMKTKFSLAVALSHHADLLIMDEPTSGLDPVVRSELLEILSSLLQDETKAVFFSTHITSDLDKIADYVTLIDNGEIVLSAPKDDLVDNYGLVKGPRELLDGDTRKYFIGIKESEFGFEALAADKKQVRMLFRDMVVIEKPALEDIMLYCTRRKNKCTTSS; translated from the coding sequence GTGGCGCCTGTTCTGGAAGTGTCCAACCTGCAAAAAAACTTCAAGGGCTTCAGCCTTAACAACGTCGGCTTCGAACTGGAACAAGGCTATATCATGGGCTTCATCGGCCCCAACGGGGCGGGCAAAAGCACCACCATCAAGCTGATCATGAACCTTTTAAAGAGGGACGGCGGCGAGATAAAGATATTCGGCCTGGACAACATCCGGCACGAAAAGGAAATAAAAAACCGGATCGGCTTTGTTTATGACGAAAACCACTTTTACGAGGAACTGACCCCGCTGGAAATGAAACGGGTCATTGCGCCGTTCTACAGAAACTGGGATGAGGAGGCTTTCCAACGTTACATCAGGGAATTTGAACTGCCCGCGAAAAAGAAAATCAAAGACCTGTCAAAGGGAATGAAGACCAAGTTTTCCCTTGCCGTCGCCCTTTCCCACCACGCCGACCTGCTGATCATGGATGAACCGACTTCCGGCCTGGACCCGGTTGTAAGAAGCGAACTGCTGGAGATACTGTCGTCCCTGCTCCAGGACGAAACCAAGGCGGTCTTTTTTTCCACCCACATCACCTCGGACCTGGACAAGATAGCCGATTACGTCACGCTCATCGACAACGGCGAAATTGTCTTAAGCGCGCCTAAAGACGACCTGGTGGACAATTACGGGCTGGTTAAAGGGCCCAGGGAACTTCTGGACGGGGATACGAGGAAATATTTCATCGGCATTAAGGAGAGCGAATTCGGTTTTGAAGCGCTGGCCGCGGATAAAAAACAGGTCAGAATGCTGTTCCGGGACATGGTCGTAATTGAAAAACCAGCCCTGGAAGATATCATGCTTTACTGCACGAGGAGGAAAAACAAATGCACAACCTCATCCTGA
- a CDS encoding predicted transcriptional regulator: MNIIISNSSQQPIYEQIAAQIKNLIIRGELAGGELLPSIRNLARELHISVITTKRAYEELEKEGFIFTVPGKGSYVAAHNKELLREARLRIVEEKLYEAVLAARSAGLTKEELREMLELLYEEG; the protein is encoded by the coding sequence TTGAACATTATTATCTCCAACTCTTCGCAGCAGCCCATATACGAGCAGATAGCCGCGCAGATAAAAAATCTGATCATCAGGGGCGAACTGGCCGGGGGGGAACTCCTTCCGTCGATCAGGAACCTTGCCAGGGAACTGCACATCAGCGTGATTACTACTAAGAGGGCTTACGAGGAACTGGAAAAGGAAGGATTTATCTTTACCGTTCCCGGCAAAGGTTCATACGTTGCGGCTCACAACAAGGAACTTTTGAGGGAGGCGCGGCTGAGAATTGTAGAAGAGAAGCTTTACGAAGCCGTGCTGGCCGCCAGATCGGCCGGCCTGACAAAAGAAGAGCTGCGGGAAATGCTGGAACTACTGTATGAGGAGGGATAA
- the CtsR gene encoding transcriptional repressor of class III stress genes, which translates to MSNISDLVEHYLKKLLADSPHNYIEVQRSELALRFNCVPSQINYVLATRFSTGQGYIVESRRGGGGFIRIVKIPFNQQAQLILDLCEIIGDSISQTEAEGLIKRLQEENLITRREARMMQAAIGRDTLRLVLPARDRLRALILKGMVTAVLRD; encoded by the coding sequence ATGTCCAACATTTCCGATCTGGTAGAGCATTACTTAAAAAAGCTTCTGGCCGACAGTCCGCACAATTATATCGAAGTTCAGCGCAGCGAACTGGCCCTTCGCTTTAACTGTGTGCCTTCCCAGATCAATTACGTGCTGGCCACCCGCTTTTCCACCGGCCAGGGCTATATTGTGGAAAGCAGGAGAGGCGGCGGCGGATTCATTAGGATCGTTAAAATTCCTTTTAACCAGCAGGCCCAGTTGATCCTCGACCTGTGTGAGATAATCGGGGATTCCATTTCCCAGACCGAAGCGGAAGGCCTGATCAAGCGCCTGCAGGAGGAAAACCTTATTACAAGGCGGGAGGCGCGCATGATGCAGGCGGCCATAGGGCGGGATACGCTCAGGCTGGTCCTGCCTGCCCGGGACCGGCTGCGGGCTCTGATTTTAAAGGGTATGGTGACAGCAGTACTGAGGGACTGA
- a CDS encoding Uncharacterized protein (with conserved CXXC pairs), protein MLCERCGQRPATVHFTEITNGHKRETHLCEVCAGEIQPQGFGFPPQLFLHNFLAGILNQELGGGNFGWPESAGNKCEKCGLAESQFAKQGLLGCGDCYPYFEEKLLPLFRRIHGNTRHTGKVPARTGGRARLVKEIENLKRLLKEAVSREEFERAAQLRDSIRQLERGLEEGGGA, encoded by the coding sequence ATGCTTTGTGAAAGATGCGGCCAGCGGCCGGCAACTGTGCATTTTACCGAAATAACAAACGGCCATAAACGCGAGACCCATCTCTGCGAAGTGTGTGCCGGGGAGATCCAGCCCCAGGGTTTTGGATTTCCGCCCCAATTGTTTTTGCATAACTTCCTGGCCGGCATTTTAAACCAGGAACTGGGAGGAGGCAATTTCGGCTGGCCGGAATCGGCCGGCAATAAATGCGAAAAATGCGGGCTGGCGGAGAGCCAGTTTGCCAAGCAGGGCCTGCTTGGCTGCGGCGACTGCTATCCGTACTTTGAAGAAAAGCTGCTTCCCCTTTTCCGCAGGATTCACGGCAACACTCGCCATACCGGCAAGGTTCCGGCGCGCACGGGCGGCCGGGCCAGGCTGGTAAAAGAGATAGAGAACCTGAAGAGGCTTTTGAAGGAAGCGGTGAGCCGGGAGGAGTTTGAACGGGCGGCTCAGCTCCGCGACAGCATCCGCCAGCTGGAAAGGGGTCTTGAAGAAGGGGGTGGTGCCTGA
- a CDS encoding argininekinase codes for MTLRETVNNAHSHWMDADGPESEIIISSRVRVARNLAGIPFPHLLNKENSEKVIHAVRLAISNKEASELLGGLELSSLGELSPLERQILVDKHLISPDLLNDFQRKAVVLREDEVVSIMVNEEDHLRIQCILPGLQLKEAWDVVNRVDDGLEKTLDYAFSEKVGYLTSCPTNVGTGMRASVMIHLPGLKLAKQLAGVLNAINKLGLTVRGLYGEGTEALGDLFQISNQITLGQSEEEIINNLISIARQILAQEQAARRNLYKDRREVIEDRVFRAFGALKYARILSSEEAMRLFSDLRLGVEMKIISGIPVRLLNELMVKIRPAFITKMAGRELTPYQRDIFRAGLIRREFANLPV; via the coding sequence ATGACGCTCAGGGAGACTGTAAACAACGCCCATAGCCACTGGATGGATGCCGACGGCCCGGAATCGGAAATAATCATTAGCAGCCGGGTGAGGGTGGCCAGGAACCTTGCCGGCATACCTTTTCCCCATCTTTTAAATAAGGAGAATTCTGAAAAGGTTATACACGCCGTAAGGCTGGCCATAAGCAATAAAGAGGCCTCCGAACTGCTGGGCGGCCTCGAGCTGAGCAGCCTGGGCGAATTGTCCCCGCTGGAAAGACAGATACTAGTGGATAAGCACCTGATCAGCCCCGACCTGCTGAACGACTTTCAGCGCAAGGCGGTTGTCCTGCGGGAGGACGAGGTTGTCAGCATTATGGTTAACGAGGAGGACCATCTGCGGATTCAGTGCATTCTCCCCGGCCTGCAACTAAAGGAGGCCTGGGACGTAGTCAACAGGGTGGACGACGGCCTGGAAAAAACGCTCGATTACGCTTTTTCCGAGAAGGTAGGCTATCTGACTTCCTGCCCCACCAACGTGGGCACCGGCATGCGCGCCTCGGTCATGATCCACCTGCCGGGATTAAAACTGGCCAAACAGCTGGCCGGCGTGCTGAACGCCATAAACAAGCTGGGCCTGACGGTAAGGGGGCTCTACGGCGAGGGCACCGAGGCCCTGGGCGACCTGTTTCAGATTTCCAACCAGATTACCCTGGGCCAGTCAGAAGAAGAGATTATCAACAATCTCATTTCCATTGCCAGGCAGATTCTGGCCCAGGAGCAGGCTGCCCGCAGGAACCTTTACAAAGACAGGCGGGAGGTCATTGAGGACCGTGTCTTTCGCGCCTTTGGCGCGCTGAAATACGCCCGTATTCTCTCTTCGGAGGAGGCCATGCGGCTTTTTTCCGATTTAAGGCTGGGGGTGGAGATGAAGATAATTTCCGGTATACCGGTCAGGCTGCTGAACGAGTTGATGGTGAAGATAAGGCCCGCCTTCATTACCAAAATGGCCGGCCGGGAGCTTACGCCTTATCAGAGGGACATTTTCAGGGCCGGACTGATCAGAAGAGAATTCGCAAATCTGCCCGTATAA
- the ClpA gene encoding ATPase with chaperone activity, ATP-binding subunit gives MFGRFTERAQKVLMFAQEEAKSASYPYVGTEHLLLGLIREGEGVAARALASLGVDADKVRTAVAQMVEPAKGQPPVELVLTPRAKRVLELSVDEARRMGHNYVGTEHLLLGLIREGEGVAAQILNAFGADYRKVRTIVAQLHGGQAQPAGQVPGKFKGGQTPTLDQFGRDLTALAREDKLDPVVGREKEIERVIQVLSRRTKNNPVLIGEPGVGKTAIAEGLAQRIVAGNVPEILANKRVVTLDMGSLVAGTKYRGEFEERLKKVIEEIRQAGNIIMFIDELHTLVGAGAAEGAIDAANILKPALARGELQCIGATTLDEYRKHIEKDAALERRFQPITVVEPTVEETIQILRGLRDKYEAHHRVRITDAALEAAAKLSSRYITDRFLPDKAIDLVDEAGSRVRLQAFVPPPDLKELEKKLEVLQKEKEAAVNGQEFEKAAELRDQEQKVRAELESLRESWKQRQGGTELVVDEEDIAHIVSSWTGIPVKKLAEEESERLLKMEEVLHQRVVGQDEAIRAVSRAIRRARAGLKDPKRPIGSFIFLGPTGVGKTELARALAEVLFGSEDAMVRIDMSEYMEKFAVSRLVGAPPGYVGYEEGGQLTEAVRRRPYTVVLLDEIEKAHPDVFNILLQVMEDGRLTDAKGRTVDFRNTVIIMTSNVGIQTIKREATLGFRTGDQKEKGYEAMKSKVMEELRRTFRPEFLNRVDEIIVFHALTPEHIREIVDLMLKEVAARMKENEIEIEVTDAAKDLLAKEGFDEAYGARPLRRAVQRMVEDRLSEDFLKGVFKRGDRVQIDSDGSGLTILKISS, from the coding sequence ATGTTTGGAAGATTTACCGAACGGGCGCAAAAAGTATTGATGTTTGCCCAGGAGGAGGCTAAAAGCGCATCTTACCCTTATGTGGGCACCGAGCACCTGCTGCTGGGCCTGATCCGGGAGGGGGAGGGCGTGGCGGCCAGAGCGCTGGCTTCCCTGGGCGTGGATGCAGATAAGGTGCGGACGGCGGTGGCCCAGATGGTTGAGCCGGCCAAAGGTCAGCCGCCGGTAGAGCTGGTTCTGACCCCGAGGGCCAAAAGGGTGCTGGAGCTTTCGGTGGACGAGGCGCGCCGGATGGGTCATAATTACGTCGGCACCGAGCACCTGCTGCTGGGCCTGATCCGGGAGGGGGAGGGCGTGGCGGCCCAGATTCTGAACGCTTTCGGTGCCGATTACCGCAAGGTACGGACAATAGTTGCCCAATTGCACGGCGGTCAGGCTCAGCCTGCAGGACAGGTCCCCGGCAAGTTTAAAGGGGGTCAGACCCCGACCCTCGACCAGTTTGGCCGCGACCTGACGGCCCTGGCCCGGGAGGACAAACTCGACCCGGTTGTCGGAAGAGAAAAAGAAATTGAGCGGGTTATTCAGGTTTTAAGCAGGCGCACCAAGAACAACCCGGTGTTGATCGGGGAGCCCGGTGTGGGCAAGACCGCCATTGCCGAAGGGCTGGCCCAGCGGATAGTTGCCGGCAACGTCCCCGAAATACTGGCCAACAAGCGGGTGGTGACCCTTGACATGGGCTCGCTGGTGGCCGGGACAAAATACCGGGGTGAATTTGAAGAGCGGCTGAAAAAGGTTATTGAGGAAATCCGCCAGGCGGGAAATATCATTATGTTTATCGACGAACTGCACACCCTGGTGGGAGCGGGCGCCGCAGAGGGCGCCATAGACGCCGCCAACATATTAAAGCCGGCCCTGGCCAGGGGTGAACTGCAGTGCATCGGCGCTACCACCTTGGACGAATACCGTAAGCACATCGAAAAGGACGCCGCCCTGGAGCGGCGATTCCAGCCGATTACCGTGGTGGAGCCCACCGTGGAAGAAACCATCCAGATTTTGAGGGGCCTGCGGGACAAGTACGAGGCGCACCACCGGGTGAGGATTACCGACGCCGCCCTGGAGGCCGCGGCCAAACTGTCAAGCCGCTACATCACCGACCGGTTCCTGCCCGACAAGGCTATCGATCTGGTGGACGAGGCGGGTTCCAGGGTAAGGCTGCAGGCTTTCGTGCCCCCGCCTGACCTGAAGGAGCTGGAAAAGAAGCTGGAAGTATTGCAGAAGGAGAAAGAGGCGGCGGTAAACGGCCAGGAGTTTGAAAAGGCTGCAGAACTGCGCGACCAGGAGCAAAAGGTCCGGGCCGAGCTGGAAAGTTTGCGGGAGTCCTGGAAACAGCGGCAGGGCGGGACCGAGCTGGTGGTGGACGAGGAAGACATCGCCCACATCGTTTCCAGTTGGACCGGCATTCCGGTGAAGAAGCTGGCCGAAGAAGAGTCGGAAAGGCTGCTGAAAATGGAAGAGGTGCTTCACCAGCGGGTTGTGGGCCAGGACGAGGCCATCCGCGCCGTCTCGCGGGCCATCCGGCGGGCCCGTGCCGGCCTGAAGGACCCAAAAAGGCCGATTGGCTCCTTTATCTTCCTGGGGCCGACCGGCGTGGGCAAGACCGAGCTGGCCAGGGCCCTGGCAGAGGTGCTGTTCGGCAGCGAGGATGCCATGGTGCGCATCGACATGTCCGAATACATGGAAAAGTTTGCTGTATCGCGCCTTGTGGGCGCTCCCCCCGGCTACGTCGGGTACGAAGAGGGCGGGCAGCTTACGGAGGCGGTGCGGCGCAGGCCTTACACAGTAGTCCTGCTGGATGAAATTGAAAAGGCCCACCCGGACGTTTTCAACATCCTCCTGCAGGTCATGGAGGACGGCAGGCTTACCGATGCCAAGGGACGCACGGTGGACTTCAGAAACACCGTTATCATCATGACCTCCAACGTAGGCATTCAGACCATTAAGAGGGAGGCCACCCTCGGCTTTCGCACCGGTGACCAGAAGGAAAAAGGCTATGAAGCCATGAAAAGCAAGGTTATGGAAGAACTGCGGCGCACCTTCCGGCCCGAGTTTCTCAACCGGGTCGACGAAATCATCGTTTTCCACGCCTTAACACCGGAGCATATCAGGGAAATCGTGGATCTCATGCTGAAAGAAGTGGCGGCCCGGATGAAGGAAAACGAAATAGAAATAGAGGTAACCGATGCGGCCAAAGATCTGCTGGCCAAAGAAGGGTTTGACGAGGCCTACGGAGCCAGGCCGCTGCGCCGGGCAGTCCAGCGGATGGTGGAGGACCGCCTTTCCGAGGACTTCCTGAAGGGCGTCTTTAAGCGCGGTGACCGCGTCCAAATCGACAGTGACGGGTCAGGCTTAACGATTCTTAAAATTTCCAGTTAA